The Micromonospora violae DNA segment GCAACCGCCCCGCCAGACCGTCCGCAGTTGGTGCTCAACCACCGCAACCCGCTGGTACGACGAGTGGCCATGCTCAGCGACCCGGAGCTGGTCGGCCTCGCCGTCGAGGCGCTGTACGGGCAGGCGCTGCTGCTCGGCCACCATCCGATCCGCGCGGCCGACGCCGCGCTTCTGAACGATTCCTTCCTCGGCCTGCTCGGCCGGGCTGTCCCGGGACGGGAGTGAGCATGAGCGACGAGGATCTGTGGCGGGTGCTGCGCGGCGTCACCGACATGCCGTACGGGGCGGGGCAGATCGCCGCGCTGGAGCAGCTGCTGCGCAGGGTGGACGCCTCCGACGACAGGCACCTCGCGTTCGTCACCCGGATGCAGGCCACCACCGGCTACATCTACGGCGGTGAGCCGGCGAAGTCCTTCGTGACCTTCTCCTGGTGCCTCTCCGAGTTCGACCGGGACCCGCAGCCCTACCATCAGCGCCACCTGCACCACCTGCTGTGGCACTTCAAGTACATGGTGTCCGGCCTGTTGAAGTTTCCCGAGGTGCCGCTGGACCGCACGTACGCGGTGCTCGACGACATGGAGCGGCGCTACCGGGCCGGCGGGCACAGCCTGCAGACCGTGCACAAGCACCGGTTCCGGGTTGCCAAGCACGTGGGTGACGTCGAAGCCGCCGCGCACTGGTACCGGCTCTGGCAGACCACCCCACGCGACGAACTGTCCGACTGCGCCGGCTGTGATCCGACGAGCCAGGTGGGCTACCTCGCCGACACCGGGCGGGACGCCGAGGCGGTGGCGCTGGCCGAGCCGGTGCTCGCCGGTCGCCTCACCTGCACCGAGCAGCCGCAGGCGATCCTCACCGCGCTGCTCCTGCCGTACCTGCGCACCGGCCGGGCCGAGGAGGCGCGGGACGCGCACCGGGAGGCGTACCGCCGGCTGCGGGGCAACCTCGCCGACCTGTGGGACATCGGGGACCACATCGAGTTCTGCACGCTGACCGGCAACGAGGCGCGGGCCGTCGAGCTGGTCGAGCGGCACCTGGACTGGCTGGACCGGCCGCCGTCGCCGGCCGCCGCCATGCACTTCGCGGCGGCCGCCGCGGCAGCGCTGCGCCAGGCCGGCGAGTCGACTCTCTATCGTCGGGCGGCGGAGGGCCGGCCGGCGGCCGAGGTGGCGGCGGCGTCGTTGGCGGACGAGTTGACGGAGACCGCTACCGCTCTGGCCGCCCGCTTCGACGCGCGTAACGGCACCACCCACCAGTCGGAGCGGATCGGCCGCCGGTTGGCGGTGCAGGCGAGCGGGGAGCACGTGCCGTTGTCGGCGAGCGTGCGCCGCCGGGCGACCCGCCCGACCCGTCCGGCCGGGGACGAGCCGGTCGTCGAGCCGGGCCGGGCCCCGCGAGTGCGAGTCGACCCGCGTGAACGACCCACCGTGACGATGCCGGCCGACGCCAGCCCGGACGACCTGCTGGACCTCGCCGAGCAGAGCTGGGGCCGGCACGACCGGGCCACCTTCCGGGCGGCGCTGACCGCCTTCGACGACCGGTTCGCCTCCGCCGAGCTGCCCGCCCGCACGTCCGCACACCGGCTGGCGCTGCGCGCGGCGGAGCGCGGCGACGAGGACGACATCGGTGGTGCGATCAAGCTGGGTCGGGCGGCGCTTGAGCTGTACCGGGAGGCGGGCGAGGAGGTAGCCGCCCAGACGGTCGCCGGGCGGCTCGGCGTGCTGTTGACCCGGTCCGACGAGGACAGCGAGGAAGGGCTGCTGCTGGTCCGCGAGGCGGCCGAGGTGCTGGACCGGCTCGGCGATGCTCGGCAGCGGGCGGCCGGACACGACCGGGTGGCGTTGGCGCTGCTGCACCGCGAGCGGTGGGCGGACGCCCTCGCCGCGCTCGACCGGATACCGGCCGACGCGGGCGGCGATCGGCACCTGGCGGCCCGGGTCGCGCTGCACCGAGGGCACCTGTTGGAGCAGCTGAACCGGTTCGAAGAGGCCCGCGTCGCCGTCGACGAGGCTCGCCGGATCGGCCGGGAGCTGGGCGTCGGCGAGGTGGTCACGGGCGCCTGCCTGGCGTACGCGCGGCTGGTCGACGATCCGGCGGATGCCGTGGCCGCCTGCGACGAGGCGTTGGAGTGGGCACCGGCGGACGCGGAACTGCCGGTCCGGGTCGCCCGCGCCCGGGCGTTGCTGTCGGCCGGACAGGCCGTCGACGCCGTGGACGACTTCGTCGAGGCGGTGACGCTGTGCGTGGAGCGGGGCGCCGAGGGGGACGCGTTCCTGCGGTGGGAGCTGGCGAACGCGTACCGGGTGGTGGGCCGGCTCGCCGAAGCCGCCGAGGTCGCCGAGGAGGCGGTGCTCGGCCTGGACCGGCTGGGCGCCCAGGCGGAGGCCGACCGTTGCCGGCATCTGCTGGCCGGGGTCTACGCGGGGCTCGGCGAGATCGACCCGGCGTTGGCCCTGCTGGAGCAGTTGGCAAGCAACCTGGATGGACCGGACAACCTCCCGCACCGGGCACAGGTGCTGGAGGAGGCGGGCGGCGTCCTCTATGACGCCGACCGGGACGCGGCGGCGGGCGAGCGGTTCGCCGCCGCGGCTGAGGCGTACCGGCTCGGCGACCTGCCGCTGGACGAACTGCGCGCCCGCCGGCGGGAGGTTTACGCCTGGTTCTGGGCCGAGGACCGGGACGCGGCGTTGCGCGCCGTCGAGGTGATGGACGGGTTGGCGGCGAAGTTGGCCGGGCAGGCCGAACCGGCGGTGACGTACGAGCTGGCGATGGCGGCCGAGGCCGGGGCGCGGGTGCTCACCGGGGAGAACCGGCTGGACGAGGCGTTGGGCCGGCTTACCGGGGTGCCGGACCGGTTGCGGTCGATCGAGGCGTTCGGTGAGGCCGCCCAGGTGGAGATCCTCGTCGGTGAGCTGCTGCTGTACCTGGAACGGCCGGCCGAGGCGGAGCCGCTGCTGCGCCGCGTACTCGGTGGGTTGCCGGCCGGCTCGCGGCAGGTCCGCCAGACGGCCTGGCTGCTGGTTCGGGTGCTGAACCTGCTCGATCGGCCAGCGGAGGCGGCTGCACTGCGCGTGGAGCACAACCTGGACGAGGACGACTGACCGTCGCGGGCCGCCCCTGACCTGGTCAGGGGCGGCCCAGCTCGGCGGCGGACGGAACTGACCGGTAACCATCGCGGGCTGCACGCGGTCTAGGCTTGACTGGTGACGGTGGAGCAGCAGGCACGGGGTGCGGCGGGTGCGGGCCGGCGCAGGTCCCGCAAGGACGAGATCCTGGAGATCGCGGTAGGTCTGTTCGCGGCGCGCGGCTACCACGGCGTGTCGATGGACGACATCGGCGCGGCCGCCGGGGTGACCGGTCCGGCTCTCTACCACCACTTCGCCGGCAAGGAGGCCATGCTGGCCGCCGCGCTGATTCCGGTCAGTGAGGGGCTGCTGGCCGGTGGGCGGGAACGCGCCGCCGGCCGCTCGGACGACCCGCGCGGCGTGCTGGAGTCGCTGATCGACTTCCACGTCGAGTTCGCGCTGGCCAACCCGGCGGTGATCGCGTTGCACCTGCACGAGCTGGACCGCCTGCCCGAGGAGCCGCGGCGGCGGATTCGTCGCCTGCAACGGCTCTACGTCGAGGAGTGGGTGACGGTGCTCACCGCGCTGCACCCGGGCATGCCCGACGGTGAGGCGCGGGTGCTCGCGCACGCCGCGTTCGGCCTGATGAACTCGACACCGTTCCTCGGCGGTGAGGTGGACCGGCGACGCCGCGCCGAACTGCTGCGCGGCGCGACCCTGGCCGCGCTGCTCGCCTGAGCGGACTCGTCAAGAGCGTGCCGGTCATGATTCCCTGACATCGTCCCACCATCCGGACGCCGGGAGGAAACATGATCGAGTCACTGCTGGTCGCCAATCGGGGCGAGATCGCACGCCGGATCATCCGGACCGCCAAGCGGCTCGGCATCCGCGCGATCGCGGTGCACTCGGAGGCCGACGCGGATCTGCCGTTCGTCGTGGAGGCGGACGAGGCGGTCCTCATCGGCCCACCGAACCCGGCACTGAGTTACCGCAACACCGAGGCGATCCTCGCCGCCGCGAAGTCGACGGGTGCGCAGGCCATCCACCCCGGCTACGGCTTCCTGTCGGAGAACGCCGAGTTCGCCCGTACCGTCGAGGCGAGCGGCCTGATCTGGGTCGGACCGGACGCGGACGCGATCACCGCGATGGGCGACAAGATCAATGCCCGGAACCTGATGGCGGTGGCCGGTGTTCCGGTCGCGCCCGGCACCACCGAGCCGGCCGCCGACCTGGACGCGGCGGTGACGGCCGCCGCCGAGGTCGGCTACCCGGTGATGGTCAAGGCCGCCGCCGGCGGTGGCGGCATGGGCATGGGTGTGGCCATCGACGAGGCCGCGCTGCGCATCGAGTACGACAAGGTACGCGCGTTCGCCGAGCGGATGTTCGGCGACGGTTCGGTGTTGATCGAGCGGTACTTTCCTCGGGTGCGGCACGTCGAGGTGCAGATCCTCGGCCTGGCCGATGGCCGGGTGGTGGCGCTCGGTGAGCGGGAGTGCTCGGTGCAGCGGCGCAACCAGAAACTGGTCGAGGAGTCGCCGTCGCCGGCGGTCTCGCCGGAGCTGCGCTCCCGTCTCCTGGCCGCGGCGGTCCGCGCCGGTGAGGCGGTCGGCTATCGCAACGCCGGCACGGTGGAGTGCCTTTTGGTCCCGCGTCAGCAGGACGCCAAGGGTGACGTCCCCGGCTCCGAGGACTTCTTCTTCCTGGAGATGAACACGCGGTTGCAGGTGGAGCATCCGGTGACCGAGTACGTGTACGGCGTCGACCTGGTGGAGGAGCAGCTACGGGTGGCCTCCGGGCTGGCTCCGACGTTCGACCCGGACGCGCTGACCCCGCGTGGCCACGCCATCGAGATGCGGATCAACGCGGAGGACCCGAAGCGGTTCCTGCCCGGCCCCGGGGTGATCAAGACGTGGGTGGAGCCGACGGGCGAGGGTGTCCGGGTGGACTCCGGCTACACCGAGGGCAACACGGTCACCCCGTTCTACGACAGCCTGCTCGCCAAGCTGATCGTCAGCGGCGCGACCCGCGACGAGGTGCTCGAACGCGCTCGGGATGCGGTCGCCGCCTTCCAGATCGCCGGCCCGAAGAACAACGTCCCCTTCTTCGCCGAGCTGTTGGAGAACGAGGAGTTCCGCTCCGGCGCCTACGACACGGGCATCGTCTCCCGGATGCGCTGACCGGCCAGACCGCCGCTCCGGCGTCCCGCCGCCCCGTCGGCCTGGCGGCCCCGCGGCCTGGTGGCCCGGCGGCCCCGCGGCCTGGTGATCCGGCGGCCCGCCGCCCCGGCGGCCCCGCGGTCTGGCAAGGCAGACTGGTTCACCCGCCCTTTGCTCTGCTGCCCTATATGCGCCAGCGGTCGTCTGGATGACGGACAGTGACTGGTGCATATTCGGCAGCAGAGCAAAGGGGCCGACACCCTGTCCCGATCCGACGTCACAGTGAGGTGACTGATGAGCCAACTGCCAGATTTCGTCTCGATTCGCGAGGTCGGGCCACGGGACGGGTTGCAGAACGAGGACCCGATCCCGACCGACGCCAAGGTGCGGCTGCTCGACGCCCTCTCCGGCACCGGCGTACGGCGAATCGAGGCGGTGTCGTTCGTACACCCCAGGGCGATCCCGCAGATGGCCGACGCCGACGAGGTGTGGCGACGCGCGGCGCACGCCGACGGGGTGCGGTACTCCGCGCTGGTGCCGAACACCCGGGGCGCCCAGCGGGCCCTCGCGGCCGGGTTCACCGAGATCGAGGTGGTGGTCTCGGCCAGCGACACGCACAACCGGCGCAACGTCAACCGGTCCACCGACGAGTCGTTGGACGACATCGCCGAGCTGATCGACCTGCTGCACGGCGCTTCGGCGCGGGTCGAGGTGATCGTGGCGACGAGCTTCGGCTGCCCGTACGAGGGGGACATCGACCCGCAGCGGGTGGCCGGGATCGTGGACCGGGTCGTCCGCGACGGCGCGGATCGGGTGGCGTTCGGCGACACCACCGGCATGGGCACGCCGCGCCGGGTCCGCGAACTGCTGACCGCGGTACGCGACCGCAACGCGCACGTGCCGGTCCTGCTGCACTTCCACAACACCCGGGGTACGGCGTTGGCCAACCTGTTGACCGCGCTGGAGCTGGGGGTGACGGAGTTCGACGCCAGCGTCGGTGGGCTGGGTGGCTGCCCGTACGCGCCGGGGGCGAGCGGTAACCTGGCCACCGAGGAGGCCGTGCACATGTTGCACGACATGGGCATCGACACGGGCATCGACCTTGCGGCCCTCATCGAGGTGGCGGAGTTGGCCGAGGAATTGCTCGGCAAGAAGCTGCCGTCGGGTGTGTTGCGGGCAGGCCCGCGTACCCGGCTGACGCCGCTGCCGAGCTGAGCGTTCGGGGACGACGAAGGGGCCGGCGCGTGCGCCGGCCCCTTCCATCTGCCAGGTCGATCAGCCCACCGGGGTGAGCACGCTCGGCCAGCTGTCGCGGAAGATGTCCGCGCTGCGGTCGGTGGCGCTGAACGTGCCGGCGAAGAGGTTGCTGACCCGGTTCGCCTCGGCGCTGCTCGGGTACGGGTTGGTGCAGCTGGTGCCGGCGCTGCCGCCGGACATCAGCAGCGAGCAGTTCCCGTTGTAGTTGTCCGGGAGGCCGAGGATGTGCCCGATCTCGTGCGTCATGATCCGCAGCACGCTGTACTGGGCGGCCTGCTGGGTGTCGATGTAGACCCGGCCGTTGCCGAGGCTGGTCCGGACGGCGTACGAGCCGCCGCCGGTGATCCGGTAGATCCGCAGGTTCGAGCCGCAGTTCGCCGAGAGCGTCAGGTTGACGGTGGCGTTGTTCCAGATCGTGGCGGCCTGGTTGGCGACGCTGGCGTAGCTGCCCGCCTGGCTGGTGTTGTAGCAGATGGTCATTGCGGCGGACGCGGGCGCGGGGTTGGCGACCGTGACGCCGACGGTGGCGAGTGCCGTCGCGAGGAACGCGACCGCGAGCCGATTGAGTCGTGAGGTCATCGCTGACTCCAATCCGGGAGGAGGGGTGCCAGGAGCCTAGCGACATCCATTCAAGTTATTCAATGTCTTGTTTGGCGGCGCGACTGTCTGGTTCGCTCGTAGGTCGCCGACAGCGCCGCCGATGCGCTAGCCTAACGATCGTTCAGGTCAGCAGGGCGGAGGAGTCGGCGTGACGCTCGACGGTGAGGCACTGGAGCAGCTGCGCAAGCGGGCCCGGTCCGGCGGCGCGGACAAGTACCACGCGGCCAACGCGGCCAAGGGCAAGCTCTTCGCCCGTGAGCGGGTAGCGCTCCTGGTCGACGAGGGCTCGTTCGTCGAGGACGGCCTCTACGCCAACGCGCTCGCCGAAGGGCTGCCCGCCGACGGCGTGGTGACCGGCACCGCCACCATCGACGGCCGGCAGGTCTGCCTGATGGCCAACGACTCCACCGTCAAGGCCGGCAGCTGGGGTGCCCGCACCGTCGAGAAGATCATCAGGATCATCGAGCGGGCGTACGGCGCCGGTGTGCCGATGGTCTACCTGGTCGACTCGGCCGGCGCCCGGATCACCGACCAGGTCGACCTCTTCCCCGGCCGGCGGGGTGCCGGCAAGATTTTCTGGAACCAGGTTCGCGCCTCGGGCTCGATCCCGCAGGTCTGCGCGCTGTTCGGCCCGAGCGCCGCCGGTGGGGCGTACATCCCGGCGTTCTGCGACGTGGTGGCGCTGGTCGACGGCAACGCGAGCATGTATCTCGGCTCCGACCGGATGGTCGAGATGGTCACCGGTGAGAAGACCACCCTGGAGGCGATGGGTGGGGCCAAGGTGCACACCACCGAATCCGGCGTGGGCCACTTCCTCTGCAAGACCGAGGCCGACGCGCTCGACGTCGTGAAGACCTACCTGTCGTACCTGCCGGCGAACTGGACCCAGGCGCCGCCGACCGTGCCGGCGGTTCCCGCGCCCGCGAAGGCCGACCTGGCCGCGCTGGTGCCGGCCAGCGAGCGGCAGGCGTTCGACATGCGGCGGTACGTCAAGGGCCTGCTCGACGAGGGTTCGTTCTTCGAGATCCAGGCGCTCTGGGCCAAGGAGTTGACCATCGGGTTCGGCCGTCTCGACGGCCAGGTCGTCGGCGTGGTCGGCAACAACTCGATGTTCAAGGGCGGCGTGCTCTTCGTCGACTCGGCCGACAAGGCCACCCGCTTCGTGCAGCTCTGCGACGCCTTCAACGTGCCGCTGCTGTTCCTCAGCGACGTACCCGGCTTCATGGTCGGCAGCGCGGTGGAGAAGCAGGGCATCATCCGGCACGGCGCCAAGATGATCACCGCGATCTCGGAGGCGACCGTGCCGAAGATCTGCGTGGTGGTCCGCAAGGCGTACGGCGCCGGTCTCTACGCGATGGCCGGCCCCGGGTTCGAGCCGGACGCCACGATCGCACTACCGACCGCGAAGATCGCCGTGATGGGCGCGGAGGCGGCCGTGAACGCGGTCTACGCCAACAAGATCGCCGCCATTGCGGACGAGGACGAGCGAGCCGCCTTCGTCGCCGCCAAGCGAGCCGAGTACGAGCAGGACATCGACGTCGTCCGGCTCGCCAGCGAACTGGTGGTGGACGCCATCGTCGAGCCACCTGACCTGCGCGGCGAGCTGGTCCGCCGGTTCGCGGCGGCGCGTACCAAGGATCGGCACTTCTCCCGCCGCCGGCACGGCGTCACCCCGGTCTGAGCACCGACTCAGGCGCGCACAGCGACCCGCCTCCGGCGTCACGAGCGCCGCGCGGCGGACCGTCCTTACAGGAGGATGAGATGGACTTCCGGCTCACCGACGAACAAACGGCGCTGCGCGAGAGCGTGCGGGAATTCGCCCGCGAGGTGGTCGCCCCGGTCATCGCCGAGCACTACGAGCAGCACACCTTCCCGTACGAGGTGATCCGGCAGATGGGCAAGATGGGCCTCTTCGGCCTGCCCTTCGACGAGGAGCACGGCGGTATGGGCGGCGACTACTTCGCGCTCTGCCTGGCGTTGGAGGAGTTGGCCCGGGTCGACTCCAGTGTGGCCATCACGCTGGAGGCGGCGGTCTCGCTGGGCGCGATGCCGATCTACCGCTTCGGCACCGAGGAGCAGAAGGCGACCTGGCTGCCGCGACTGCTCAGCGGCGAGGCGCTGGCCGGCTTCGGCCTGACCGAGCCGGGCACCGGGTCGGACGCCGCCGGCACGCAGACGCGCGCGGTGCTGGACGGCGACGAGTGGGTGATCAACGGTTCGAAGGCGTTCATCACCAACTCGGGGACCGACATCACGGCGATGGTCACGGTCACCGCGGTGACCGGCACGAACCCGGACGGCTCCAAGGAGTTGTCGACGATCATCGTGCCGACCGGCACGCCCGGGTTCGCCGTCGCGCCCGGCTACTCCAAGGTGGGGTGGACCGCCTCGGACACCCACGAGCTGACCTTCGACGACTGCCGGGTGCCGGCGGCCAACCTGCTCGGCGCGCGGGGTCGAGGCTTCGCGCAGTTCCTGCGCATCCTCGACGAGGGCCGGATCGCCATCGCCGCGCTCGCCGTCGGCCTCGCCCAGGGCTGCGTCGACGAGTCGATCAAGTACGCGA contains these protein-coding regions:
- a CDS encoding acetyl-CoA carboxylase biotin carboxylase subunit, encoding MIESLLVANRGEIARRIIRTAKRLGIRAIAVHSEADADLPFVVEADEAVLIGPPNPALSYRNTEAILAAAKSTGAQAIHPGYGFLSENAEFARTVEASGLIWVGPDADAITAMGDKINARNLMAVAGVPVAPGTTEPAADLDAAVTAAAEVGYPVMVKAAAGGGGMGMGVAIDEAALRIEYDKVRAFAERMFGDGSVLIERYFPRVRHVEVQILGLADGRVVALGERECSVQRRNQKLVEESPSPAVSPELRSRLLAAAVRAGEAVGYRNAGTVECLLVPRQQDAKGDVPGSEDFFFLEMNTRLQVEHPVTEYVYGVDLVEEQLRVASGLAPTFDPDALTPRGHAIEMRINAEDPKRFLPGPGVIKTWVEPTGEGVRVDSGYTEGNTVTPFYDSLLAKLIVSGATRDEVLERARDAVAAFQIAGPKNNVPFFAELLENEEFRSGAYDTGIVSRMR
- a CDS encoding snapalysin family zinc-dependent metalloprotease, with translation MTSRLNRLAVAFLATALATVGVTVANPAPASAAMTICYNTSQAGSYASVANQAATIWNNATVNLTLSANCGSNLRIYRITGGGSYAVRTSLGNGRVYIDTQQAAQYSVLRIMTHEIGHILGLPDNYNGNCSLLMSGGSAGTSCTNPYPSSAEANRVSNLFAGTFSATDRSADIFRDSWPSVLTPVG
- a CDS encoding acyl-CoA dehydrogenase family protein encodes the protein MDFRLTDEQTALRESVREFAREVVAPVIAEHYEQHTFPYEVIRQMGKMGLFGLPFDEEHGGMGGDYFALCLALEELARVDSSVAITLEAAVSLGAMPIYRFGTEEQKATWLPRLLSGEALAGFGLTEPGTGSDAAGTQTRAVLDGDEWVINGSKAFITNSGTDITAMVTVTAVTGTNPDGSKELSTIIVPTGTPGFAVAPGYSKVGWTASDTHELTFDDCRVPAANLLGARGRGFAQFLRILDEGRIAIAALAVGLAQGCVDESIKYAKERHAFGQPIGANQAIQFKIADMELKAHTARLAYYDAAARMLAGEPFKRQAAIAKLHASTIAVDNAREATQIHGGYGFMNEYPVARFWRDSKILEIGEGTSEVQRMIIARDLGL
- a CDS encoding acyl-CoA carboxylase subunit beta; translated protein: MTLDGEALEQLRKRARSGGADKYHAANAAKGKLFARERVALLVDEGSFVEDGLYANALAEGLPADGVVTGTATIDGRQVCLMANDSTVKAGSWGARTVEKIIRIIERAYGAGVPMVYLVDSAGARITDQVDLFPGRRGAGKIFWNQVRASGSIPQVCALFGPSAAGGAYIPAFCDVVALVDGNASMYLGSDRMVEMVTGEKTTLEAMGGAKVHTTESGVGHFLCKTEADALDVVKTYLSYLPANWTQAPPTVPAVPAPAKADLAALVPASERQAFDMRRYVKGLLDEGSFFEIQALWAKELTIGFGRLDGQVVGVVGNNSMFKGGVLFVDSADKATRFVQLCDAFNVPLLFLSDVPGFMVGSAVEKQGIIRHGAKMITAISEATVPKICVVVRKAYGAGLYAMAGPGFEPDATIALPTAKIAVMGAEAAVNAVYANKIAAIADEDERAAFVAAKRAEYEQDIDVVRLASELVVDAIVEPPDLRGELVRRFAAARTKDRHFSRRRHGVTPV
- a CDS encoding hydroxymethylglutaryl-CoA lyase → MSQLPDFVSIREVGPRDGLQNEDPIPTDAKVRLLDALSGTGVRRIEAVSFVHPRAIPQMADADEVWRRAAHADGVRYSALVPNTRGAQRALAAGFTEIEVVVSASDTHNRRNVNRSTDESLDDIAELIDLLHGASARVEVIVATSFGCPYEGDIDPQRVAGIVDRVVRDGADRVAFGDTTGMGTPRRVRELLTAVRDRNAHVPVLLHFHNTRGTALANLLTALELGVTEFDASVGGLGGCPYAPGASGNLATEEAVHMLHDMGIDTGIDLAALIEVAELAEELLGKKLPSGVLRAGPRTRLTPLPS
- a CDS encoding TetR/AcrR family transcriptional regulator yields the protein MTVEQQARGAAGAGRRRSRKDEILEIAVGLFAARGYHGVSMDDIGAAAGVTGPALYHHFAGKEAMLAAALIPVSEGLLAGGRERAAGRSDDPRGVLESLIDFHVEFALANPAVIALHLHELDRLPEEPRRRIRRLQRLYVEEWVTVLTALHPGMPDGEARVLAHAAFGLMNSTPFLGGEVDRRRRAELLRGATLAALLA